GTTATGCTCTTATCATTTCTTACCTCTTCGGCCACTTTTTCTAAATCTGCATCAAGGCCTAAATCTGCTGCTAAAGGGGTTACCTTAATGCCGTATTTGCTTTCCAGTTTTTCTGCAATTACATCCAGCTTATGCTTACGACGTGCTACCAATTTTAAATCATAGCCGCGTTGTGCCAATCTCTCTGCAAATACCTCACCTAAACCAGAAGATGCACCAGTTACTACCGCAGTGCCCATTTTACTTTTTTCTTTCATTTTGAAAATTTTTTAATTATTGTATATTTTTAGATTTATAATTAATATGTAAACAGATCGGTTTACATATTGCAAATGTAAACCGTTTAGTTTACATTTGCAATAAATTTTTTTATTCATGGAAAAAAAAACAAATCAAGTATCAAAATCCCAAAAAAGGGACAAAATGATTAAAAGTGCTTATGATATTTTTTACAAAAACGGCTTTCATGCCACTGGCGTAGATGCCATTGTTGAGAGTACTGGAATATCCAAGCGGACACTTTACAAACACTTCGAATCAAAAGAGGGTCTGATTATTGCTGCCGTTAATTATTACCACAAGATCACATATGGAGCAATAACTGATTATATAGAAAAATCTGCAGTAGACAAATCAGTTGATAAGGCTTTAATGATTTTTGATTTTCTTAAAGAATTAGTAGATGCCGGCAATCTTGACGGCTGCTTTGCAATGAATGCAAAAACGGAATATGCCCATAAGGCTGCAGAAATAGAATCAGCCTGTGATGACCATACTAATTCATTAATAGTGCTAATTGAAAAGTATCTTTCAGAGGCAAAAATTAAAGAAAGTAAACTGCTGTCTATTCAGATTATCATGTTATTTGAAGGCGCAATTCTGCGAAGCAAAGGGACTGAAAGTTCGTTGCCAATTAAATTAGCTAAATCTGCCGCCAAGGTGCTCTGCAGTCAAAATTAATGTGATTTATAAAATCTTTTAAAAATTTTAAGAAAATGCACTAACTAATATGAGCCTTGCCTTATGGTATTTATTGCTGGTTTCACTCTTTCTTTTAGTTTTTGATATATCTTTATGGTGCAGCGTTATCCAGACGTTCCATATACCGAGGCACAGCAGCTTCTGCTGGATTTCTTAGCCTGTGGGGTATTATGCGAATCAACGGTCGATTTTACCTCTTATTTTACAGAGCAGATAGACCTCCATCATTATGGTAATGCGTATCAGCAAAGATAATTTTGTTTACTATTTTAGATTAAATACATGCTGTTTAAATTGTCTGTATCAAATTTTTTGCCAGCCTCCAATTTTATTTATTTGGACAATCGATAAAAAAAGTTGTCCCTTTTCCAATTTCACTCTCTACCCGAATAGCACAATTTGTTTGTGCCAGCATCTCATAGCACATGGCTAGTGCAACACCTGCTCCTTTTCCAAAAGGATTATCTTGATTCATTTTCGGGTGAAAAAGATTGGAGAGATTTTCTTTTGTTATTCCTCTGCCATGATCTTTTATGGAAATGGTAGTTATATTATTCTCATTTATGGCATTAACTAAGATTACCGTCCCGGGAGCAGAGAATTTTAATGCATTGTGGAGCAGATTTCTTATAGTAAATAATAATACCATTTTATTGGCATACAGTTTTGCTGTTTGGCCAATAGTGTAGTGCAGCTGAATTTTTTTACTTTTTTGTACAGAAGTAAAAAAACTATTGGCGTCTTCTATTAATGAAGCAATATCTAATTCTTCTTTTTTAAAAGCATATCCGTCTTTTTTTGCTTTCACCCATTCAAGGATACCGTCCATAAAAAAAATGCTTTCTTTAGCATTGCTTTCCAATTCTTTTAAGAGCTCTTTTTTTTCAAGGTCTGAAAAAAAATCGCTTTGCTCGCTCAGCAGATTAGCTGTCATTATAGTGTTTGCAAAAGGCTGGCGAACATCATGAGCCAAGACAGCTATAAGCATGGCTTTGAATTTATTGCGGTCTTCAAGCTGTTTGTTTTGTGCAGTCAGAGCTTTGCGCAGTTCATCTTGTACTGCTGTAATGCGCTTCTTATCCTTGTACCGTTTCCAAAGCAAAAATGCTATAAACGAAAGTGCTGTCAGTCCGATAGACAAAAAAATAATAAGATAATAATGAAACCGTTGTTCA
The Flavobacterium flavigenum genome window above contains:
- a CDS encoding TetR/AcrR family transcriptional regulator, whose product is MEKKTNQVSKSQKRDKMIKSAYDIFYKNGFHATGVDAIVESTGISKRTLYKHFESKEGLIIAAVNYYHKITYGAITDYIEKSAVDKSVDKALMIFDFLKELVDAGNLDGCFAMNAKTEYAHKAAEIESACDDHTNSLIVLIEKYLSEAKIKESKLLSIQIIMLFEGAILRSKGTESSLPIKLAKSAAKVLCSQN